The genomic interval ATCGAGTTCATCCACCGCAAATTGGTGGAGCAGCGGGACAAGGGGAAAGCCGTCTTGCTGATTTCATTGGAGTTGGATGAAGTGTTGAAGTTAAGCGACCGGATTGCCGTCATCTATGAAGGGAAGATCGTCGGGTGGGTGGACCCGAAAACGGTCACCGAAGAACAATTGGGGCTTCTGATGGCAGGAAGCACCGCGGAAACGGGGGTGTCGGACTGATGAAAGTGATGTCCAAAATCAATCGCCAATCGTCGTTCTGGGTATCGCTGATCTCCGTGGTGCTGGGTTTGTTGGTCGGTGCCGTCGCCATGACCGCGGCCGGCTACAGTCCGCTCCTGGCCTATGGTGCGTTGTTTCAAAGCGCGTTGTTCCAACCGTATGATTTGGGCGAGACGATCCGAACCATTTCTCCGCTGATTTTGACCGGACTGGCTGTGGCGCTGGCGTTTCGCACCGGTTTGTTCAACATCGGAGTGGAAGGCCAATTTATTATGGGTCAATTGGCGGCGGTGATCGTGGGCTTGAAGATGCAACTCCCGCCGGTGATCCACGCATTGGTGGCCATGATCGCAGGTGGATTGGCCGGGGCGCTGTGGGCTTTCCTTCCCGGATTGCTGAAGGCCAAGCGCGGCGTTCATGAAGTGATCACCACCATCATGTTGAACTTTATCGCGTTGTATTTGTCCAATGTGCTGGTGCGCACGTGGCTGACCAACGGTGCCGACTCCACCGACCGGATCGCCGACACGGCCTCGTTGCAATGGTCGACTCTTTCCGCCTTGTTCGGGGGAGCGCGCATTCATCTCGGCATCCTGTTTGCGCTCTTGATGGCCTTTTTCATGTATTATCTGCTCTGGCGAACCAAGTGGGGCTTCGAACTGCGGGCCGTCGGTTTTAACCCGTACGCTTCCGAATATGCCGGTATGCGTGTGGATCGAAATATCATTTTCTCCATGATGATCAGCGGTTTCTTTGCCGGTTTGGCAGGTGCGGGAGAATTGTTGGGAACGCAAGGATATCTGGCCATTCAAGGCGGGTTTACCGGAATCGGGTTCGACGGGATCGCCGTGGCCCTGTTGGGAGGCAACACACCGGTCGGCGTTGTCCTGTCAGCGGTGTTGTTCGGTGTGTTGACTTACGGAGGAAACAACATGCAGTATGCCGCTCAGGTTCCGTTTGAAGTGATTCGGATCGTGTTTGCGGCGATCATCCTCTTCGTGGCGGCCAATGTGTCCGGGTGGTTACTGGGTTGGTTCCGTTCGCGGAAAAAAGGGAGGGTAGAATCGCATGCTTAACACCTTGACCAGCATTCTGCAAACGACGATCTTGTATTCAACACCGCTGATTTTGGCCGCGATGGGCGGGCTGTACTCGGAGCGTTCCGGTGTGGTAAACATCGCGTTGGAAGGGCTGATGACGATCGGAGCATTCACCGCCGCGGTGACGACGATTTTCACCGGAAATCCGTGGCTGGGGTTATTGGCGGCGATGGTGGCCGGTATATTGTTTGCCCTGCCGCATGCCGTGGCATCGATCACGTTTAAAGCGGATCAGGTGGTCAGCGGGGTGGCGATCAACTTCCTCGCGTTTGGTTTGTCTGTTTATTTAGTGAAACATTTGTACAACGGAGCGGCACAAACCCCTGTGGTGAAAGAAACATTGTCCCGCATGCCGATCCCCGGATTGAGCGACATTCCCGTGATCGGTTCCGCGTTGTTCAACGCGTTTCCCACGACGTACCTGGCTTTTGTCATCGTGGCTGCTTCCTATTTCATTCTCTACTACACACCTTTTGGAATGCGCCTGCGTGCGGTGGGAGAACATCCCAAAGCGGCGGAAACGGCCGGGGTTTCCGTGATCCGGATGCGGTACGTGGCCGTGATGATCAGTGGAGCATTGGCTGGTCTCGGCGGCGCGGGGTTGTCCATCGCCATCGGCAGTGAGTTTAACCAAGCGACAGTGGCGGGACAAGGTTTTATCGCGTTGGCTGCGTTGATTTTCGGCAAATGGCATCCGCTGGGCGCCTTTTTCGCCGCGCTTTTCTTCGGGTTTGCGGTGGCACTGGCGTTGATAGGGCAATTGTTCGGATGGACACAATATGTACCGAGCGAAGTGCTCAATATGTTGCCCTACGTGTTGACCATTCTCGCATTGGCCGGCTTCGTCGGAAGGGCGGAAGCCCCGGCGGCGATCGGGAAACCGTATGAAAAAGACAGTCGGTGACAAAATCAACCCCGTCCCAAACAGGACGGGGTTGTTTGTTGACAAAGTTTGCGGGCTCCAAATTCCCGTCTCAGCTCCATAGCGACAGCAAGATCGCTCGACGGGAAATTCGGAACCGCTTTTCTAAGAAAGGGTGGCCGCTCCTCGAGCGACCTTTGAGCTGGCTCACCCAAGTGGTTCAATCACCTTGTTCAACAGTCTCAATCCCGTTCAATTGGGAGGGTTTGTTTGTCAGCGTGAGCCGTCCAGACGGTGTTGCGTTTCCACCAACCGGATCAGCCACTGTTTCAAATCCACCACCCTTAGCGTACGCGGCAGGGGGAGAGAGGTGTCGCTCACCAGAATGGGAACGAGCAGTTCCTGGCTGCTGGCACCGCCGTGGCTGCCACGGTTGGGCAGGGATGAGGTGCCCCATTCGAATTCATATCCCGGAAGGGAGGTCAACATGACACAAGGTCCGCGTTGGGCGCCGATGCCCCCTTTCACCAGTCGCAGGGCGTCGGGATATCGACCGAATTGAATCAGATGGCGCCGAGGGTCCAATCGAAGATCCAACACGCGAGGATCTCCTTCGAGGTGCCATGTTTGGCCGTAGGGATCACGCCATGGTCCCGCCGGACGGAAACGCAGTTGGTGAGCCCCGTGCCACACCAGGACATCTTGTCCGTTTTGCATGATCACCCAATCGATTCCAGGCATGTGCCGGTATTGTTCGATCAACCGGTCCAACGAGACAGTTGCCCTCAAGGGGTGGACAACGGCCATCCGCTCGTTGGAGGCGATGGCCACGTCAGCGGTTCGTTCACGTGTGGAGACACCGTACGGCAGTAACCGATAGGAGGAAGCCAGTTGTTTTAAGTGAATCAGATGTTTGGCATCCTGTTTTCCTGCGACGACCCCGCTGTCTCCCACCAAGACGAATACATGATCCCGCAGAACCGAATCCCAGGACCCCAAGGACGTGATGAGCTCATGTAGCTCCCGGTCCAATTTCGCCACCGGTTCCCATCGATTCGGACCCAATTGATGTGCCGTTTTGTCTGTGTCCGGCAGATACACCATAATCAGGTCGGGATGGTTGGGATCGCGCAGCCAGCGGGATAACAATCGCAGTCCATCTTTGTTTCGATAGAGTGTGGGTGACAGGCTCGTCGTTTCGTCACCGTCGGTACGCGTAAGGGAAACATAAGGTCCCAGTGCCAACCAAGCGGGTCCTCGGATGGTTTGCCCGGTGAACGGGATGGGGTGGGCAAACGGTCCGCGATACGCGGTCATGTTGATGGTACCGGAAAGGTATCCTCTACGCAGAAGCGCTTCATGAATGGTCTCTGTCCGGGGATTGAGGTGGCGTTGATTGTAGTCCAGAAACCAGCGTGCGGTACGCAAGATCCCTTGCTGGCGCACGTGTGCAATCGTGTCGCCGTAGTTGATGACCCGCCCTTCCTGAGGATTGTACCATTGCAGAGCCGGAATGCGGTGCTGATCGGGATAGGTACCGGTGATCAGGGATTGGTCGATCACCACGCTCATCGTGGGAAACACGCTGACCATGTCTTTTTTGTATTGACCGTGCCGGATCAAACGCGACAGGGACGGGAGACGTCCGAGGCGAATCCCTTTATCAATTTCTCTGGCTGTGAGCGAATCCGCCAGCAAAACCACGACGGTTCGTTTCGGACGTGATGACCGTTCGGGCGAGGGTGCCGGGCCCGGGATCAATGTCGGAACAACGATGGCGACGATCATCAGCATGGCGAGTAGCCAAAGCGCTCGTTTGCTCATTTTCCCCCATCCTTTCTCTTCATCGTGTGGGTCCGTCATAGTATGACCCCATTCGGGGAGATTCGTTCATATCGTCAAGGATGGAATTTCTTTACCGCGGTCATAATAAAGATAGCAACACCTAGAGGAGCGAATGTTTGTTACGCTATAATGAAAAAAGTGATTGTGTGAATCAGCAGAAGGAGAGGTGTGCGTGTGAGCTACGCTCGATTTCAAACGGTTCCGGTTGGCAATTTGCGTGTTCATGTATGTGCAACGGATAAATTTAAAACCAACACCCTATCCGCGATGATCCAACAGGAACTGTCACCGCAAATCGTTACGAAAACGGCGCTGTTGCCCCTAGTGTTGCAAAGGGGAACGGAAACCTACCCGACAACTTTGCAGTTGAAACAACGATTGGAAGAACTGTACGGTGCCAATCTGTTTGCCGATGTATACAAACGCGGGGAGCGTCATGTGCTGCAAGTGGGATTGGAGATCGCCAACGAACAATATTTGCGCGCTCCGGCTTCTCTGTTGGAAGAGGGAGTTGCTTTTCTCAGTGAGGTATTGACGCGTCCCGTCACGGAAAACGGCGGATTTAAGGAATCTTATGTGGCGGCGGAAAAAAAGAACCTCAAACAAAAAATCGAGAGCCTGAAGGACGACAAAATCCGCTATGCCGCCCAACGATGCATCGAAGAAATGTGCGCGGGGGAACCGTACAGTTTGTTCAACTACGGCAGGTCGGAGGATTTGGATCACATCGATGCCCAATCGTTGTATACATATTATCGCGATTTGATTCGCCTTCGTCCCATTGATCTGTTCTTTGTCGGCAATGTGTCGGTCGATGAGGTGGTTCGGCTGGTCGAGCGACATTTTCCGACTGATCAGGCGGAACGTGTACCCGTGGAAACGGGCGAGGTGCGGCATACCGTAAATGAGGTCAAGGAAGTGGTGGATCGTCTGGATGTCAAGCAGGGCAAGCTCAACCTGGGTTGCCGCACGCAGGTTTCCATCCGCGATGACGATTACGTTGCGCTGATGATGTACAACGGCATTCTGGGCGGATTTCCGCATTCCAAGTTGTTTGTCAACGTGCGTGAAAAAGCGAGCTTGGCTTATTACGCATCCTCGCGGCTGGAGAGTCACAAGGGCATCATGACGATTCAGTCCGGGATCGAAATCGCCAACTATCAACGGGCGGTCGACATCATCCGGGAGCAGCTGGACGCGATGCGTCAAGGTGATATCAATGAAGTGGAATTGGAGCAAACCAAAGCCACGTTGATCAACCAATTGCGGGAACGGCAGGATCGCTCTTATGACTTGATCGACGCGGAATACCATTCGATTTTGAGCGGCAGGCCACGCCCGCTGGAACAATTGGTGGAAGAGCTGAAACAAGTCACCAAAGCGGATGTGCAACGCGTGGCGGAAAAAGTGCAGCTGGACACGATCTATTTCCTGCGCGACAAAGGGGAGGGAACGGCAGATGCAGCAAATTGAACATCCCCAATTGAAAGAGACGCTCTATCATGAACAACTGCCCAACGGTCTGGAAGTGTATCTCTTGCCGAAGCCGGGCTTTTTCAAAACGTATGCCACTTTTACCACCCGATACGGGTCGATCGACAATCATTTCCAACCTCCGGGAGAAGAGGAGATCCGTGTTCCGGACGGGATCGCCCACTTTTTGGAGCACAAGATGTTCGAAGAAGAGGACGGAGACGTCTTTACCCGGTTTTCCAAACAGGGAGCCTCGGCCAATGCGTTTACCAGTTTTGACCGGACGGCGTATCTGTTTTCGGCCACCGATCAGATCAAGGAGAATTTGATGACGCTGATCGATTTTGTGCAACGGCCGTATTTCACCGATCAGAATGTGGAGAAGGAAAAAGGGATCATCGCACAGGAAATCCGCATGTACGACGATAATCCCGAATGGCGATCGTACTTCGGTCTGATCGAGGCGATGTACCAACGTCATCCGGTGCGGATCGACATCGCGGGAACGGTGGAGTCGATCGCCAAAATCGACAAAGAGACATTGTACAAGTGTTACGAGACGTTTTACCATCCCAGCAACATGGTGCTGTTTGTGGTCGGTTCGATCGAACCCGACACCACCATGCAGTGGATTCGGGAGAATCAAGCCGCCAAACCGTTCGACAAGCAAGCCGAAATCAAGCGTTTCTATCCCGAGGAACCGGAGACGGTGGCTGAAAAGCGCAAGGAGATCCGGTTGACGGTCGGGATTCCCAAATGCCTGTTCGGTTTCAAGGAGAACCGGATCGGGTTGACAGGGGATGATTTCCTCAAACAGGAACTGGCGACCCAATTGGTTCTCGAAGCGCTGTTCGGTCCCGGTTCCGATCTCTATCAATCGCTGTATGACGATGGCTTGATCGACGACAATTTTGGATTCGACTATACGTTGGAGCAAGGTTACGGCTTCTCCATTGTCGGCGGAGATACACCGGATCCGGACAAATTGACGCAACGGGTGGAGAACGAGTTGCCCCCACGCGTGCAAACCGGTATTCAACCGGATGCATTTGAACGAATCCGCAAGAAAAAAATCGGCCAATATCTCCGCTATCTCAACTCGCCGGAGTGGATCGCCAACCAGTTTACCCGGTATCGTTTTAACGGTGCGGATTTGTTCCGCCTCATTCCGCTGCTGGAAACGTTGACGCCGGAAGAAGTGAATGAACGGATGCGTGAGCATATCAACTGGGACCGTTTTGCGATCTCGATCGTTCGTTAATCCGTTCATTCCAACCATCACGCGCCCGAATGGGCGCTTTTTCTGTGGAGGGATGCAGGATGCACGAAACGCCGTTGAAAGATCGGGTGGCCATCGTGACGGGAGCCAGTCGGGGGATCGGAGCAGCCATCGCCGAGCGTTTGGCTCAAGAAGGTGCATTCGTGGCGGTCGGTTATCGGGTCGAGGAAACCAAAGCGGAGGAAGTCGTGGAACGGTGCCGGCGTCATGGTGTTTACGCATATGCGTACCGGGCTGATGTGCGCTCCCGATCCGACGTGGAGGAGATGGTGAGACGGGTCAAGCGCGAATTGGGTCCGCCGCTGATTTTGGTACACAATGCAGGGGTGGCCGGAATCGGTTTGATTCAGGATGTGACGGACGATCAATACGCCACCGTGTTTGATACGCATATCAAGGGAGCGATTCATCTCATCCAGGCTTGTCTGCCCGACATGTTGTCCCGCCATTTCGGACGAATCGTGTTGCTTTCCTCGATTTGGGGGGAGTCTGGCGGTGCGGGGGAAGCCTTGTACTCGGCCGCCAAGGGTGCGGTCAACGGGATGGCTCGCGCATTGGCCAAAGAATTGGGACCTTCCGGAATCACGGTCAATGCAGTGGCTCCCGGCGCCATTGAGACGGATATGCTCCGGGCGCAACTGGCGGAGGAGGAACGTTCGGCCCTGGTTGGAGAAATTCCGGTGGGGCGTTTGGGACAACCGGCCGACGTTGCCGCCTTGACAGCTTTTCTTTGCAGAGAGGAAGCCGGTTATCTCACCGGACAAGTTCTGCATGTCAACGGGGGATGGTACCCGTAATGCGGTTTAATCCGGCAACGGACCCATTCCCAGAAGGAAACGGACGGTTTCTTCCACTTCCACAGGACCGGCATTCACCAAGCGGAGACATCGGCATCCGGAAAGATCCGGGAAGTCGGCAACCGACAATGGTTCCAATGTCAAAACGAATCGTGCGGACGCCCACATTTCCCTTGAGAGCACTTCATCCGCGGACATGACGGTAATGGCGTAACGTTGGGACAAGGTCTGATAGGCATTCCAGCCATCGTGAGATAAGTGGGCGGGATAAAGGAGCAGGATTTCGTGAGGCTGAAGGTGCATGGAAAGGGGGAATCGACCCGAACCGGGCAGGAATCGTCGTCGAGTCCATTGGAGGAGAGAACGTCGTTGATGATCGATTGGCACGGTGATCACATCCTTTTTCTGAACGTTTTTTCCTATTTTATCCTTTGCGATTTGCCACTTTCTTATTCGCGGCTGCATAAAAAACGCCGGGAACGCTCATATTATGCGTAAACCCCAGAGGGATGACAAAGGAGGGAATCCCGGTGTCCATTTTGAGTGATTTTCAGGAATGGAAAAATTTCCTTTCCCAACGCGTGAATCAAGCAGAAAGCATGGGTATGAACCAAGAAACGATCAATGAGTTGGCTTACCAGATCGGCGATTATCTGGCTCAGGGGGTTGATCCCGAAAACCAACAGGAGAGATTGCTCAAGGATTTGTGGAGTGTGGCCGACGAAGAGGAACAGCGCACCCTTGCCGGATTAATGGTAAAAATGGTGAATGATGGCGAAAAATAAAATAAAAGACTCAAGTATATGAAACGCCCGGATTTTGTAGGGCGTTTCATTTGTGTTACAAAAGGATTTCTTTGTTAAAAAGGATACGCGAACGGTGAAACATGTGATATACTATTAAACAAATTTGGTAGTTCATCTGTTTGTGTTCTGTTTGTGTACAGATGCGTGAAGATTTCATGAAAGGTGTGCCGCGATGAGTGACCACGACTGGTATCTCGAGTATCAAATACATAAAAACAGACCAGGGTTGCTGGGAGACATCGCTTCGTTGCTGGGGATGCTTTCCATTAACATCTTGACAATTAATGGTGTTGAAAACCAGCGCAGAGGGATGTTGCTCCGGACAGCAGACAGGGAAAAGATTCACGCTCTCAAACATATTCTGACCAAAGTGGACAACATCACGATAACGGCGCTTCGCCCTCCCACCCTGATGGATCGGATGGCGGTTCGTCACGGCCGCTACCTGGACCGTTGCCTGGAGGACAAGCGTACGTTTCGCTTCACACGCGACGAGCTGGGGTTGTTGGTGGATTTCATGGCTGAACTCTTCAAAAAGGAAGGTCATCAGCTCATCGGGGTTCGTGGCATGCCACGAGTAGGGAAAACGGAATCCATTGTCGCCTCCAGTGTGTGTGCCAACAAGCGCTGGATTTTTGTCTCCTCCACTTTGTTGAGGCAAACTGTCCGCAATCAGCTGGCCCACGACGAGATGACTTCCCAGAACGTGTACATCATCGACGGCATCGTTTCCACCATGCGTTCCACCGAGCGACATGCAATGTTGGTACGCGAAATCATCCGGATGCCGGCAACCAAAGTGATTGAACATCCGGATATTTTCGTGCGCGAAACGGAATACACACTGGATGATTTTGACTACATCATCGAGCTGCGCAATCACCCTGAAGAAGTCATCGACTATAAGGTGTTGGAGACGGACTACAGCAGCTTCTGATAACCGTGAGTTCCAGGACAGGAGGTGCGGGATCCATGTCGGGTATCGGCTTGCATTTTCGGCAGGCACGAGAGGCGATGGGTCTGAGTTTGCAAGAGGTGCAACAGAGAACCAAAATTCATGCCGAGTATTTGCGGGCGTTGGAGGATGAGCGGTTTGATCAGTTGCCGAGTCCCATCTACGTCCGGGCGTTCATCCGTACCTATGCCAACAGTCTCGGTTTGGACGCCCAAATGATGTTGAGCATGTACGAACAGGCAGTGAATGGAGGTATCACCGCCCCGACGGAAAATACTGCACGGCGGGGACGGATCGGCGCACGTTCGGTCAGCCAACAGACGGGGCGTTTCCGTCGTCCGCGTACCGATCAGTTGGGGAACACCCAGCGAATCCGACTGGGCAATACAGGTCCGATGAGGGGGATGTCCCCAAACAGCGGATTGCAGCAAACGGGACGGTATCAGCAAGTGACAGGTCCGCAACAAACCATCAACGCGGATTTGCAGTCCACCGGCCGCGTTCCGCGCGTTTCGCAAAATACCAGTCGGCTGAACACCGCCAATCTCCCCGTATTGCCGCCAAATTCGGAAACAACTGGTGCCGCTCAACCCGAGGCGGGCAGCATCGTCCCCTCGCGCCGGGGAACCAATGCCAACCACGTTTCAAAAAAGGGAGGCGCGCCGAAATGGGTGGTCCGCGTTGCGGCAGTCGGAGCAATTCTGTTGATTTCTGCCGCGACATTGACTTTCGTTTTGAGCGACGACAACGAGCAGGCTTCGGACAATAACAACTCTTCCTTCAGCAAACTGATTGACCAAGGCAATGGTACGGTCAATGCCAACCAGGCCGTTCAGCCGACACTGACCCGGGTGCAGACTGACACCAGCGATGAAAACTACGAAGGGGATGTGTACGAACTGAAAGGCGCAGACAAAATTGATATAGAAATCAAAGCATCCCAAGGTGAAACGCAGCTGATTTACGGCAACGAAGTGGGTCAGCGCGAAGCGGTTGTTTCCATGAGGACAGGAGACATCCAGCCCATCCAGAAAGACAAGTTCGTATGGTTCCGACTGTCCATTCCTTCTAATGCCGAAATCAAAGTAAACGGCGTCGAAATTGACACGACTGCGCAAAACCTGGCCAAAAGTTACCAGATCGTATTGAAAAAATAGCAGATGAAACATGGGGTGGGAGGTGGGCCGGATGTCGGCCGAAGCAGGTCGCCGGCTCAAGCGAGCTAGGGAATCCAGAGGGTTGACTTTGGAAGATGTCGCGAGAATGACGGGCATCGATCCGCAATATTTACAGGCGATCGAATCGGGGCAGTTGGGGGAATTGCCGAGTCCATACGTCCGTTCTTATTTGCGTTCATATGCCCAATGTGTTGGGGAGGATCCTCAGGCACTCCTTCGTTTGTACACGACCGGCAAAACAACTGCAGGGAATCTCTCCGCCAACGTACGCACCAGTATCCAAGATGCCCGCGCAGGCAGTATGAGAAGGGAAGGGCGCTACTCCTCGCGACGTCGCACCAGCAGCACGGAGACGGCAGCCTCATCAGAAGAAGCGTTGCTTCAGCGGGACAGAAGTTGGAACACCGGGAAGCACCGATCCCTGTCACGGGCAGAACAACCGGACTCTCACAGACGATCAGGAGCATATATCAGAACCCGATCGGCAGGCCGTGAACTGGAATCCTCCCTTTCCCGTCAGCAGCGGGAAGAGGAAGCCGCTATTGTGGAGCGGACGGATGGACAAGCTTCCGCACCGCGAATCGAGGTTCCTGCTGACTGGCCTGATCCGGCCGAGTTGGGAATCCGGTCCGAAGAGCCGGATACGGGAGCGAATGAAGCAAAGCCGGTGCCCGCAGTGCAACCAGAAGAAGCGGAGTCGACCGGTTCCCGATTGTCGCGTAGATCCAAAAAACAATCTGCATCTCATCGTTCTTCTTTCAGCAAGTGGTATACCCGGTTTTTGATCGCGGGGGCTGTATTGTTCGTAATCGCCGCGATTGCGCTTGGCATCACGATCTATATGGACAACAACTCCGTGCCGGTGAAACCAAAATCATCCGCAAGCGCCAGTGAGGAAGGAACGTCGACATCGAAGCAGAAACCGATACTCAACCCCACGGTTACCAGTGCGGTTGACCCTGATCATTACGAGTTGGTCAATGCAAAGGAGATTCAACTCAACATTGTTGCCGTCGGTGATGCGACAGTCACCATCCGCAATCAGGAAATCGGGACTCCTATCAAACAGTGGCAATTGAAAAGCGGGGATCAACAATCTTTCTCTTATTCGAATGATCTGTGGATCACAGTGGACATTCCGCGCAACGTAAAAATCACGGTTTTTGGACAGCCGGTCAATACCGATTATTCCAATGAGAAAAAGATTGAGATAAAATTGATAAAGTAGGAATCTCCATGAGGGCTCTCGGTGTTTCCGAGAGTCTTTTGGCTTCAACAACCGATGACGGCAAAAAAGTACGGGTGCGTTTTGGAGGTGGAGGAAGGTGTCGGCAGATATCGGCCGCCAATTGAAGGAAGCACGTGAATCGCTCGGTTTGACTTTGGAGGATATTCAGGAAAAGACCCGAATTTTAAAGGGTCACTTAATCGCGATTGAAAACGGTCAATTCGACAAATTGCCCAGTCCGTACTACGCACGTAAATATTTGCGGCAATACGCCGAAGCCGTAGGTTTGGAACCCCAACACATCTTGCGCAGATTCCGTACCGATGAAATGACGCAGGAAAAATTGCTGGAATGGACGCAATCGATGCCCGCGGTCAACCCGGAGGAGCACGGACCGTCCCAGACAACGGGCAAATTCGCAACAGAGAGACTGGAACAAACTTCCGTACATAGACCCGGCACGACTAACGGCCAAGTTTATCGGAATGATTCGCAGTCGGTACATAGCACACAACGTTTACCCGCATTGTTGTCCGATCCCGGGGCTAAAGAACAGGGGGCTCCACCGGCGGGGGAAAGCTCGACGGAATTGATGTCGTTGTCGCGTACCAACCCCCCGGTTTCCGTTCGTGGGCGTGGACGACGCAATGTGACGCGCAAAAGGAAAAAGAGCGCATCGCGCGGCAAACAGCGGATGTGGGTATGGGCATTGTCGGGTGTTTTGCTGGTTTCCATTACCGCCGGTGGCGTATATTCCTTCCTCAACAATGATGAGGCGGATGCTGGTAAAGCAGCAACGGGCAAAAATCAGGTTACATTGTCCAATGCCGGAAAAGTGGACCCGAGTGCACAATTGACGCTGGTGGACAAGAACGAAGACACGAACAAGTATGAACTGCGATCCCAAAAACAGCTTCATGTGATGTTTCAATCGATCGATGTATGTCGGGTGGTCATCGCCGAACAACGGAACGGCACACCGATCAAGGATGTGACTTTGCGTCCGGGTGAAGAGTTTGAATACGAGGGGGCTCATGCGGAATTGTGGGTGCACTTGCAGTTCCCGCAAAACATCCGGATGCTGGTGAACGGAAAGCCGGTCGACCCCAGTTTCTACGTGCATATTGTGAAAAAGTTGACATAATCATCAATACCCGGTTTTTTGACAGCGTTTGGGTGG from Polycladomyces zharkentensis carries:
- a CDS encoding ABC transporter permease, coding for MKVMSKINRQSSFWVSLISVVLGLLVGAVAMTAAGYSPLLAYGALFQSALFQPYDLGETIRTISPLILTGLAVALAFRTGLFNIGVEGQFIMGQLAAVIVGLKMQLPPVIHALVAMIAGGLAGALWAFLPGLLKAKRGVHEVITTIMLNFIALYLSNVLVRTWLTNGADSTDRIADTASLQWSTLSALFGGARIHLGILFALLMAFFMYYLLWRTKWGFELRAVGFNPYASEYAGMRVDRNIIFSMMISGFFAGLAGAGELLGTQGYLAIQGGFTGIGFDGIAVALLGGNTPVGVVLSAVLFGVLTYGGNNMQYAAQVPFEVIRIVFAAIILFVAANVSGWLLGWFRSRKKGRVESHA
- a CDS encoding ABC transporter permease, translated to MLNTLTSILQTTILYSTPLILAAMGGLYSERSGVVNIALEGLMTIGAFTAAVTTIFTGNPWLGLLAAMVAGILFALPHAVASITFKADQVVSGVAINFLAFGLSVYLVKHLYNGAAQTPVVKETLSRMPIPGLSDIPVIGSALFNAFPTTYLAFVIVAASYFILYYTPFGMRLRAVGEHPKAAETAGVSVIRMRYVAVMISGALAGLGGAGLSIAIGSEFNQATVAGQGFIALAALIFGKWHPLGAFFAALFFGFAVALALIGQLFGWTQYVPSEVLNMLPYVLTILALAGFVGRAEAPAAIGKPYEKDSR
- a CDS encoding alkaline phosphatase family protein, which gives rise to MSKRALWLLAMLMIVAIVVPTLIPGPAPSPERSSRPKRTVVVLLADSLTAREIDKGIRLGRLPSLSRLIRHGQYKKDMVSVFPTMSVVIDQSLITGTYPDQHRIPALQWYNPQEGRVINYGDTIAHVRQQGILRTARWFLDYNQRHLNPRTETIHEALLRRGYLSGTINMTAYRGPFAHPIPFTGQTIRGPAWLALGPYVSLTRTDGDETTSLSPTLYRNKDGLRLLSRWLRDPNHPDLIMVYLPDTDKTAHQLGPNRWEPVAKLDRELHELITSLGSWDSVLRDHVFVLVGDSGVVAGKQDAKHLIHLKQLASSYRLLPYGVSTRERTADVAIASNERMAVVHPLRATVSLDRLIEQYRHMPGIDWVIMQNGQDVLVWHGAHQLRFRPAGPWRDPYGQTWHLEGDPRVLDLRLDPRRHLIQFGRYPDALRLVKGGIGAQRGPCVMLTSLPGYEFEWGTSSLPNRGSHGGASSQELLVPILVSDTSLPLPRTLRVVDLKQWLIRLVETQHRLDGSR
- the yfmF gene encoding EF-P 5-aminopentanol modification-associated protein YfmF, giving the protein MSYARFQTVPVGNLRVHVCATDKFKTNTLSAMIQQELSPQIVTKTALLPLVLQRGTETYPTTLQLKQRLEELYGANLFADVYKRGERHVLQVGLEIANEQYLRAPASLLEEGVAFLSEVLTRPVTENGGFKESYVAAEKKNLKQKIESLKDDKIRYAAQRCIEEMCAGEPYSLFNYGRSEDLDHIDAQSLYTYYRDLIRLRPIDLFFVGNVSVDEVVRLVERHFPTDQAERVPVETGEVRHTVNEVKEVVDRLDVKQGKLNLGCRTQVSIRDDDYVALMMYNGILGGFPHSKLFVNVREKASLAYYASSRLESHKGIMTIQSGIEIANYQRAVDIIREQLDAMRQGDINEVELEQTKATLINQLRERQDRSYDLIDAEYHSILSGRPRPLEQLVEELKQVTKADVQRVAEKVQLDTIYFLRDKGEGTADAAN
- the yfmH gene encoding EF-P 5-aminopentanol modification-associated protein YfmH; this translates as MQQIEHPQLKETLYHEQLPNGLEVYLLPKPGFFKTYATFTTRYGSIDNHFQPPGEEEIRVPDGIAHFLEHKMFEEEDGDVFTRFSKQGASANAFTSFDRTAYLFSATDQIKENLMTLIDFVQRPYFTDQNVEKEKGIIAQEIRMYDDNPEWRSYFGLIEAMYQRHPVRIDIAGTVESIAKIDKETLYKCYETFYHPSNMVLFVVGSIEPDTTMQWIRENQAAKPFDKQAEIKRFYPEEPETVAEKRKEIRLTVGIPKCLFGFKENRIGLTGDDFLKQELATQLVLEALFGPGSDLYQSLYDDGLIDDNFGFDYTLEQGYGFSIVGGDTPDPDKLTQRVENELPPRVQTGIQPDAFERIRKKKIGQYLRYLNSPEWIANQFTRYRFNGADLFRLIPLLETLTPEEVNERMREHINWDRFAISIVR
- the ymfI gene encoding elongation factor P 5-aminopentanone reductase encodes the protein MHETPLKDRVAIVTGASRGIGAAIAERLAQEGAFVAVGYRVEETKAEEVVERCRRHGVYAYAYRADVRSRSDVEEMVRRVKRELGPPLILVHNAGVAGIGLIQDVTDDQYATVFDTHIKGAIHLIQACLPDMLSRHFGRIVLLSSIWGESGGAGEALYSAAKGAVNGMARALAKELGPSGITVNAVAPGAIETDMLRAQLAEEERSALVGEIPVGRLGQPADVAALTAFLCREEAGYLTGQVLHVNGGWYP
- a CDS encoding DUF3243 domain-containing protein: MSILSDFQEWKNFLSQRVNQAESMGMNQETINELAYQIGDYLAQGVDPENQQERLLKDLWSVADEEEQRTLAGLMVKMVNDGEK
- a CDS encoding DUF3388 domain-containing protein → MSDHDWYLEYQIHKNRPGLLGDIASLLGMLSINILTINGVENQRRGMLLRTADREKIHALKHILTKVDNITITALRPPTLMDRMAVRHGRYLDRCLEDKRTFRFTRDELGLLVDFMAELFKKEGHQLIGVRGMPRVGKTESIVASSVCANKRWIFVSSTLLRQTVRNQLAHDEMTSQNVYIIDGIVSTMRSTERHAMLVREIIRMPATKVIEHPDIFVRETEYTLDDFDYIIELRNHPEEVIDYKVLETDYSSF